Proteins found in one Nostoc sp. NIES-3756 genomic segment:
- a CDS encoding CopG family transcriptional regulator, producing the protein MNKKWAVKRMTINLTSGEAERLEKYCELTGRPATDVIRELIRSLTVETT; encoded by the coding sequence GTGAATAAGAAATGGGCTGTTAAACGTATGACAATCAACCTCACATCAGGTGAGGCAGAAAGGCTGGAAAAATACTGTGAACTAACGGGAAGACCAGCAACTGATGTAATTCGTGAGTTAATTCGCTCTCTAACAGTTGAAACAACATAG
- a CDS encoding L-histidine N(alpha)-methyltransferase, with product MAKNSPSNYNFQFLNKILYLHVFQPIPEFYTVFSKEEILDIIHAIEFKREIPLKYSYKGGGANIWDKFYLKYVVPTWYRTSNVEIELLKDNFVYLNGSYKKCNKLNIIDIGSGNSYPVKAFLASLIKLGKINKYIATDISDELLNVSSKNIRKWFPDLAFTSYRFDIENSIIPKSILKNKSEDTANILLHLGVTIANHSNRSKAFKNLRDSMEENDLLVFTNEIGSNSQWDGIARGGCKYHVDQIYKWLKSNLGLKNEDCELIRKYDSATDSIVANIKFRHQCNIDFSYSGIDKSVEIAAGEEITIWRHHKFTIPELIQEIEQAGLKVVHYSTNKYSSHLMVICETLVNGH from the coding sequence ATGGCTAAAAATTCACCTAGCAATTACAACTTTCAATTTCTAAACAAAATTTTATATCTTCATGTATTCCAGCCTATTCCTGAGTTTTATACTGTTTTCTCAAAAGAGGAAATTTTAGATATAATTCACGCTATAGAATTTAAACGTGAAATACCTCTAAAATATTCTTACAAAGGTGGTGGTGCTAACATTTGGGATAAGTTTTATCTTAAATATGTTGTTCCTACATGGTATAGAACATCAAACGTAGAGATTGAGTTATTAAAAGACAATTTTGTATATCTTAATGGCAGTTATAAAAAATGCAATAAACTCAATATTATAGATATAGGTTCCGGTAATTCCTATCCAGTGAAAGCATTTCTTGCCAGTTTAATAAAATTAGGGAAAATTAATAAATATATTGCAACAGATATTAGTGATGAGTTACTCAATGTCTCTAGTAAAAATATTAGAAAATGGTTTCCTGACCTTGCTTTTACTAGTTACAGATTTGATATAGAAAACTCCATTATACCTAAAAGTATTTTAAAAAATAAATCTGAAGATACAGCTAATATATTGTTACACTTGGGTGTAACAATCGCTAATCACTCCAACAGAAGCAAAGCGTTCAAAAACTTGAGAGACAGCATGGAGGAAAATGACTTGCTAGTCTTTACCAATGAGATTGGTTCTAATTCTCAATGGGATGGCATAGCCAGAGGTGGTTGTAAGTATCATGTAGACCAAATTTATAAATGGCTGAAAAGTAATCTTGGTTTGAAGAACGAAGACTGTGAACTTATCAGAAAGTATGACTCAGCAACAGATAGTATAGTTGCTAATATAAAATTCCGTCATCAATGCAATATAGATTTCAGTTATTCAGGAATAGATAAAAGTGTTGAAATCGCTGCGGGAGAGGAAATTACTATTTGGAGACATCACAAATTTACCATCCCAGAACTCATACAAGAAATAGAACAAGCTGGACTAAAGGTCGTACATTATAGTACTAATAAATATTCCTCCCATCTTATGGTGATTTGTGAGACTTTAGTCAATGGTCATTAG
- a CDS encoding Precorrin-3B methylase has translation MKKQDTPLSGDNLIKEVCRRIRVARSYWDAHNNAACRGERERALALYNTLTKEQKQQIPQVLRVWLRYRSEKYFGAHRTPPKSARKSK, from the coding sequence ATGAAAAAGCAAGACACCCCACTTAGTGGAGATAATTTAATTAAAGAGGTTTGCCGCCGAATCAGAGTAGCCCGTAGTTATTGGGATGCTCATAATAATGCTGCCTGTAGGGGTGAACGTGAACGAGCGTTAGCTCTTTACAATACGTTAACTAAAGAACAAAAACAACAGATTCCTCAAGTGTTGCGGGTATGGTTACGTTATCGTAGTGAGAAATACTTTGGCGCACATCGAACACCACCCAAGTCTGCACGAAAATCGAAATAG
- a CDS encoding sensor histidine kinase, producing MILFKDNLFAGRSKERRVDEIVKAQNQQLINRLQATEAQYQAILNAIPDCIFRLTRDGNYLSLNREAADMACFEETLIGKNIRNIIPTDVATLMQGIILKTLDTGNLQVCEYQLSTPLGMRDYEARLVVSGVDEVLAIVRDITERKQTEITLRNLAQKFSTAFNCSPDPISISTLKEGRYIEVNDSFVRLSGYARDEVIDRTAFELNIWVNESDRTKLLHELQTQGVVRNTEVLFRCKSGKIITAQVSAEVIELDGIPHLLVITHDITERKQTEVKLRQTARQQAKLYEKLADLNANLENQVEERTAQLQQKIQEIAQMQRVKDVVLHTVAHDLRTFVIGNLMVLENIGEKSSLVPNTQSLISVPRSIIDRMIQGNNRQLAMLDSLLDIHSCQEQKLNLHQELVPFGGLLEKIIANLQPLLSENQSTVINLLPPDLPLVMADKTRLEKVLLNLLTYSLQHNPPGLNFTINATVEDGMIRTYIQDNGVTMSQADCDRLFDLQIRDPQAPCSTAICLKMYLCRQIIQAHGGQIGATNHPQQGLTFWFTLPL from the coding sequence ATGATTCTTTTTAAAGATAATTTATTCGCTGGGAGATCCAAGGAACGTAGAGTGGATGAAATCGTAAAAGCACAAAATCAACAACTTATAAATCGCTTACAAGCTACTGAAGCACAGTATCAAGCTATTTTGAATGCTATTCCCGATTGTATATTTCGCCTCACTCGTGATGGGAATTATCTTTCCTTGAACAGAGAAGCCGCAGATATGGCTTGTTTTGAGGAAACACTGATTGGTAAAAATATACGAAATATCATACCAACAGATGTCGCCACGTTGATGCAAGGAATCATTCTCAAAACATTGGATACAGGAAATTTACAAGTTTGCGAATATCAATTGTCAACACCATTAGGAATGCGCGATTATGAGGCGCGTTTGGTAGTCAGTGGTGTGGATGAAGTTTTAGCTATTGTCCGAGACATTACAGAACGTAAACAGACAGAAATTACTTTACGTAATCTGGCGCAAAAGTTTTCGACAGCTTTTAATTGCAGTCCCGATCCCATCAGCATCAGTACTCTCAAAGAGGGACGCTATATCGAAGTCAATGATAGTTTTGTTAGACTCTCGGGCTATGCAAGAGATGAAGTTATTGATCGTACTGCCTTTGAATTAAATATTTGGGTTAATGAGAGCGATCGCACCAAATTATTGCACGAATTACAGACGCAAGGTGTAGTTCGCAATACAGAAGTCTTATTTCGTTGCAAATCAGGTAAGATAATCACAGCGCAGGTTTCCGCCGAAGTGATTGAATTAGATGGTATTCCTCACCTTTTGGTGATTACTCACGATATTACCGAACGCAAACAAACAGAAGTTAAATTACGTCAGACAGCAAGGCAACAAGCTAAACTTTACGAAAAACTAGCTGATTTAAACGCAAATTTAGAAAATCAGGTAGAAGAACGTACAGCCCAATTACAACAGAAAATCCAGGAAATAGCACAAATGCAACGGGTAAAGGACGTTGTACTTCACACTGTCGCCCATGATTTACGTACTTTCGTGATTGGTAACTTGATGGTGTTGGAAAATATAGGAGAGAAATCTTCTCTAGTACCCAATACTCAATCTCTAATTTCTGTTCCTCGGTCAATTATTGATCGCATGATTCAAGGCAACAATCGTCAATTGGCGATGTTAGATTCTTTATTAGACATCCATTCATGTCAGGAACAAAAATTAAACCTGCATCAAGAACTTGTTCCCTTTGGCGGACTGTTAGAGAAGATTATCGCCAACTTACAACCACTTTTGAGCGAAAATCAGTCCACTGTCATAAACTTGCTACCACCAGATTTACCTCTGGTAATGGCTGATAAGACACGGTTAGAGAAAGTATTGCTAAATTTGTTGACTTATAGTTTGCAACACAATCCGCCCGGACTAAACTTTACCATCAATGCCACAGTAGAAGATGGGATGATTCGGACATATATTCAAGATAATGGTGTAACAATGAGTCAAGCAGATTGCGATCGCCTGTTTGATTTACAGATCCGTGATCCTCAAGCTCCCTGTTCCACAGCCATTTGCCTCAAAATGTATCTGTGTCGGCAAATTATTCAAGCACATGGTGGACAAATTGGCGCTACCAATCATCCCCAGCAAGGATTAACCTTTTGGTTTACATTACCATTATAA
- the gltX gene encoding glutamate--tRNA ligase, producing the protein MTVRVRIAPSPTGNLHIGTARTAVFNWLFARHHGGTFILRIEDTDLERSRPEYTENIMTGLRWLGLNWDEGPFYQSQRLDLYQKAVKQLLDQGLAYRCYTTSEELEALREAQKAKGEAPRYDNRHRNLTPEQEAEFKAQGRSFVIRFKIDDDREIVWNDLVRGKVAWKGSDLGGDMVIARASEDGIGQPLYNFVVVVDDIDMQITHVIRGEDHIANTAKQILLYEAFGAKIPEFAHAPLILNMEGRKLSKRDGVTSISDFKRMGFTPEALVNYMTLLGWSPPDSTQEIFTLEGAAKEFGFERVNKAGAKFDWAKLDWLNSQYIHNAPVDKLTDLLIPYWEEAGYSFTQGRDRSWLEQLVGLISASLTRLTDAVEMTKLFFTQTVEFSEEGSKQLQQEGSKAVLESIIAALEAQPQLTEAAAQDIIKQVVKAQNVKKGLVMRSLRVALTGDVHGPDLIQSWLLLNQIGLDKPRLSQSVAAS; encoded by the coding sequence GTGACTGTTAGAGTCAGAATTGCTCCTAGTCCAACTGGGAATTTACACATTGGTACAGCCAGGACAGCCGTATTTAACTGGCTGTTTGCCCGCCACCACGGCGGCACATTTATTTTGCGAATTGAAGACACAGATTTAGAGCGATCGCGTCCCGAATACACAGAAAATATTATGACGGGGTTGCGTTGGTTAGGGCTGAATTGGGATGAAGGGCCATTTTACCAATCTCAACGCCTTGACCTTTATCAAAAAGCAGTTAAACAACTTTTAGATCAAGGTCTAGCCTATCGCTGCTACACCACATCGGAAGAATTAGAAGCCTTAAGAGAAGCGCAAAAAGCCAAAGGTGAAGCCCCCCGTTACGACAACCGCCACCGTAACCTTACCCCAGAACAAGAAGCTGAATTTAAAGCCCAAGGACGCAGTTTTGTCATCCGCTTTAAAATCGACGATGACCGCGAAATCGTCTGGAATGACTTAGTACGGGGTAAAGTGGCTTGGAAAGGCAGTGATTTAGGCGGTGATATGGTCATTGCCCGTGCTTCCGAAGATGGTATCGGTCAACCCTTGTACAACTTTGTGGTCGTAGTTGATGACATTGATATGCAAATCACTCATGTCATTCGGGGAGAAGACCACATTGCCAACACCGCCAAGCAAATTCTCTTATACGAAGCTTTTGGGGCAAAAATCCCCGAATTTGCTCACGCTCCCTTAATTTTAAATATGGAAGGACGGAAACTTTCCAAGCGGGACGGAGTAACATCGATTTCTGACTTTAAACGCATGGGCTTCACGCCTGAAGCCTTAGTTAACTACATGACATTGCTTGGTTGGTCGCCACCAGATTCCACCCAAGAAATATTTACCTTAGAAGGAGCAGCCAAGGAATTTGGTTTTGAGCGGGTGAACAAAGCCGGGGCAAAATTCGATTGGGCAAAACTAGATTGGTTAAACAGTCAATATATCCATAACGCCCCAGTTGATAAGTTGACCGATTTACTCATTCCTTACTGGGAAGAAGCAGGATATTCATTTACACAAGGACGCGATCGCTCTTGGTTGGAACAGTTGGTTGGTTTAATTAGCGCCAGCTTGACACGTTTAACCGATGCTGTAGAAATGACCAAACTGTTCTTTACCCAAACAGTGGAATTTAGCGAAGAAGGCAGTAAACAATTGCAGCAAGAAGGTTCTAAAGCTGTACTTGAGTCCATAATTGCTGCCTTGGAAGCTCAACCCCAACTTACAGAAGCAGCTGCCCAAGACATAATTAAACAAGTGGTGAAAGCTCAAAATGTGAAGAAAGGGTTAGTGATGCGATCGCTTAGAGTTGCCCTTACTGGTGATGTGCATGGCCCCGACTTAATCCAATCCTGGTTACTCCTAAATCAGATTGGTTTAGATAAGCCACGCTTGAGTCAGTCCGTAGCGGCTAGTTAA
- a CDS encoding serine/threonine protein kinase, which translates to MAIDEVLKVNQRAFASPHSTGLLANRYQLQKLIGTGGMGEVFLATDVLLGGTPVAIKFLTQTLCDPKIQKDFAREALMSAALSQKSLHIVRAYDYGVSDTGKPFYVMEYLDGKSLKDLIPLPLPKFVHLARQICLGLHCAHQGIQIEGKVYALVHRDIKPANILVIPDPILGQLVKILDFGIAKFINYAATISTNRGFHGTLPYCSPEQLEGENLDSRSDIYSLGVIMFEMLTGAKPWQPETDLFGAWYKAHHFEKPKAIADVKPDLKISPQLNNLIMACLEKKASDRPQNVGEILQIIDSLETSHCAKPITKLSSQLTPKLTLVSELIASLEKQSKQLTWPQDKPIQEIVFPQQIDINQKNLATVWLMLPKREIQLRVNCKVYNRFVFVTSPHPMLLWVTLLYNQKLEPKWLPCYLDMQNSSNRQLIISLLKNENYPLICFTLEAPHSCIQILSSEIEPSQRQKLQIWVEQSQKLPPASQLHASKSLLKQQYKQIQSQMLQHLSSTHQMEKLANKLS; encoded by the coding sequence ATGGCTATAGACGAGGTTCTCAAAGTGAATCAACGTGCATTTGCATCTCCACATAGTACAGGATTACTGGCCAATCGTTACCAACTGCAAAAGTTGATTGGTACAGGTGGTATGGGTGAAGTTTTTTTAGCAACTGATGTCCTCTTAGGAGGAACACCAGTTGCTATCAAATTTTTGACTCAAACTTTATGCGACCCCAAAATTCAAAAAGATTTTGCCCGTGAAGCACTCATGAGTGCAGCTTTAAGCCAAAAAAGTTTACATATTGTCCGAGCTTATGATTATGGTGTTAGTGACACAGGAAAACCCTTTTATGTGATGGAATACCTCGACGGTAAAAGTTTAAAGGACTTAATTCCCTTACCTTTACCCAAGTTTGTTCATCTTGCCCGTCAGATTTGTTTAGGCTTACATTGCGCCCATCAAGGTATTCAAATTGAGGGGAAAGTTTATGCTTTAGTACATCGAGATATTAAGCCAGCAAATATATTAGTTATTCCCGACCCCATATTAGGACAGTTAGTTAAAATCCTTGATTTTGGTATTGCTAAATTCATCAATTACGCAGCTACAATTAGCACAAATAGAGGATTTCACGGGACTTTACCTTATTGTTCACCTGAGCAATTAGAAGGAGAAAACTTAGATAGTCGTTCTGATATATATAGCTTGGGCGTGATCATGTTTGAAATGTTGACTGGAGCTAAACCTTGGCAACCAGAAACCGATTTATTTGGCGCTTGGTATAAAGCACATCACTTTGAAAAACCAAAAGCGATCGCTGATGTTAAACCAGACCTAAAAATCTCACCACAACTTAACAATTTAATCATGGCTTGCTTAGAGAAAAAAGCCAGTGATCGCCCACAAAATGTAGGAGAAATATTACAAATAATTGATAGTCTAGAAACATCTCACTGTGCCAAGCCTATTACAAAATTATCCTCACAATTAACACCTAAGTTAACATTAGTTTCCGAACTAATAGCATCGTTAGAAAAGCAATCTAAACAACTGACTTGGCCTCAAGATAAACCTATCCAAGAAATCGTTTTTCCTCAACAGATAGACATAAACCAGAAAAATTTAGCTACAGTCTGGTTGATGTTACCAAAAAGAGAAATTCAACTACGGGTAAATTGTAAAGTTTATAATCGGTTTGTTTTTGTTACATCACCTCATCCGATGCTGTTGTGGGTAACACTGCTTTACAACCAAAAATTAGAGCCAAAGTGGTTGCCTTGCTACTTAGATATGCAAAATTCCTCCAATCGCCAACTCATAATATCTTTGCTTAAAAATGAAAACTACCCGTTAATTTGTTTCACACTAGAAGCACCTCATAGCTGTATTCAAATTCTCAGTAGCGAGATTGAACCTAGCCAAAGACAAAAGCTGCAAATTTGGGTAGAACAAAGTCAAAAACTACCGCCAGCTTCTCAACTTCATGCAAGTAAAAGCCTGCTCAAGCAGCAATACAAACAAATTCAGTCCCAGATGCTTCAGCATTTGTCATCTACACATCAGATGGAAAAATTAGCCAATAAATTAAGTTAA
- a CDS encoding serine/threonine protein kinase encodes MVNPKTEPDVYIGRVLNNRYLIIDLIGKGGMGRVYLAEDAAKGRKVALKILMLNLANQQLSQRFGREIFIGAQLGRKSKNIVRVLSYGVTDEKTPFYVMEYLQGKNLKQILRNNPLTIEKFLEICYQVCLGLECAHQGIVLKGEIFPVVHRDIKPENIFILGNSKQGENVKILDFGIAKFLTERSGMTLTDSFIGSLPYCSPEHMEGRKLLDVRSDIYSLGVLMFEMLTTKHPFQTQSNSFGNWYQAHRFQAPPTFAEVNSELKIPEKLQDLIMSCLAKEVGDRPQNIPEIIQILEEVKYDIKNRNSSSNDIWETLPTVQLVPITSITEKECIQKTWPKNKPVSLIGFPHLLPTTQGIIPTFWAMLPKQEISQLLSKNYRIEFINKMDVYPMILWVTVLHDFQVSIIRWLSYFLDLQEVRSQKIVKALAETGYYHLLFFAIEEPNICNQVITLTLSAKQRQQLIDWLKVQQNLNPNESIANTQAKNLLKTEYEKIKLEIMQNLAANKPQDQVEIKNWFAKLIDRVLQIFKQHQ; translated from the coding sequence ATGGTAAATCCAAAAACAGAGCCAGATGTTTATATTGGAAGAGTTTTAAACAACCGCTACTTAATAATAGATTTGATTGGCAAAGGCGGCATGGGTCGAGTTTACCTAGCAGAAGATGCGGCTAAAGGTCGTAAGGTAGCCTTGAAAATCCTCATGTTGAATTTAGCAAATCAACAGCTATCTCAACGCTTTGGTAGAGAAATTTTTATTGGCGCACAGTTAGGACGTAAAAGTAAAAATATTGTGCGTGTTTTAAGTTACGGTGTAACTGATGAGAAAACTCCTTTTTATGTAATGGAGTATCTCCAAGGAAAAAATTTAAAACAAATATTAAGAAACAACCCATTAACAATAGAAAAATTTTTAGAGATTTGTTACCAGGTTTGCTTGGGTTTGGAATGCGCTCACCAAGGTATTGTTCTTAAAGGTGAAATATTTCCCGTAGTCCACAGGGATATTAAGCCAGAAAATATATTTATTCTTGGAAATAGTAAACAAGGTGAGAATGTCAAAATTCTCGATTTTGGTATCGCTAAGTTTTTAACAGAACGCAGTGGTATGACACTCACAGATTCTTTTATTGGTAGTTTACCTTACTGTTCACCAGAACATATGGAAGGACGTAAACTACTTGATGTTCGTTCTGATATTTATAGTTTGGGTGTGTTGATGTTTGAAATGTTAACAACTAAACATCCATTTCAAACACAAAGTAATTCCTTTGGTAATTGGTATCAAGCTCATCGCTTTCAAGCGCCTCCTACATTTGCAGAGGTTAATAGTGAATTAAAAATACCAGAAAAACTCCAAGATTTAATTATGAGTTGCTTGGCAAAAGAAGTAGGCGATCGCCCTCAAAATATTCCAGAAATAATTCAAATCTTAGAAGAAGTTAAATATGATATAAAAAATCGTAATTCTAGTAGTAATGATATTTGGGAGACTCTACCCACAGTTCAATTAGTGCCTATAACTTCTATTACAGAAAAAGAATGTATACAAAAAACTTGGCCGAAAAATAAACCAGTAAGTCTCATCGGATTTCCCCACCTTTTACCTACCACTCAAGGTATCATACCAACCTTTTGGGCAATGTTGCCTAAACAGGAAATATCTCAGTTATTATCTAAAAATTATAGAATTGAATTTATTAATAAGATGGATGTTTACCCCATGATTTTGTGGGTAACAGTACTACATGATTTTCAAGTATCTATTATCAGATGGCTTTCTTATTTTCTAGATTTACAAGAAGTCAGGAGTCAAAAAATTGTCAAAGCCTTAGCAGAAACAGGTTACTATCATCTACTATTTTTCGCTATAGAAGAACCAAATATTTGTAATCAAGTAATCACCTTAACCCTGAGTGCTAAACAACGTCAACAACTTATAGATTGGCTAAAAGTCCAACAAAATCTTAATCCAAATGAATCTATTGCTAATACACAAGCGAAAAATCTACTAAAAACAGAATATGAAAAAATTAAACTAGAAATTATGCAGAATTTGGCAGCAAATAAACCCCAAGATCAGGTAGAAATAAAAAATTGGTTTGCTAAACTAATTGATAGAGTTTTACAAATTTTCAAACAACATCAATAA
- the ftsH2 gene encoding ATP-dependent zinc metalloprotease FtsH2, whose translation MKFSWRVLLLWTLPALVIGFFFWQGTFANAPADMTRNAANTRMTYGRFLEYVDAGRVTNVDLYEGGRTAIVEAQDQDIEGRIQRWRVDLPVSAPELISKLKEKKVSFDAHPARNDGAIWGLLGNLVFPILLITGLFFLFRRSNNLPGGPGQAMNFGKSRARFQMEAKTGVKFDDVAGIEEAKEELQEVVTFLKQPERFTAVGARIPKGVLLVGPPGTGKTLLAKAIAGEAGVPFFSISGSEFVEMFVGVGASRVRDLFKKAKDNAPCIIFIDEIDAVGRQRGAGIGGGNDEREQTLNQLLTEMDGFEGNTGIIIIAATNRPDVLDAALLRPGRFDRQVIVDAPDIKGRLEILHVHSRNKKLDPSVSLEAIARRTPGFTGADLANLLNEAAILTARRRKEAITLTEIDDAVDRVVAGMEGTPLVDSKSKRLIAYHEIGHALVGTLLKDHDPVQKVTLIPRGQAQGLTWFTPNEEQGLISRSQLKARISGALGGRAAEEIIFGSAEVTTGAGGDLQQVSGMARQMVTRFGMSDLGPLSLESQQGEVFLGRDWMTRSDYSESIASRIDSQVRLIVEECYETAKKIIRENRTVTDRIVDLLIEKETIDGEEFRQIVAEYTDVPEKQQFVPQL comes from the coding sequence ATGAAATTCTCTTGGAGAGTCCTACTACTCTGGACATTGCCAGCTTTGGTAATTGGCTTTTTCTTTTGGCAAGGAACGTTTGCTAACGCTCCTGCGGACATGACTAGGAATGCAGCTAACACTCGCATGACTTATGGCCGCTTTCTGGAATACGTAGACGCTGGACGTGTTACCAATGTTGACCTGTATGAAGGCGGCAGAACAGCGATCGTGGAAGCCCAAGATCAAGATATTGAAGGTCGCATCCAACGTTGGCGGGTAGATTTGCCAGTTAGCGCTCCTGAGTTAATCAGCAAGCTTAAAGAAAAGAAAGTTAGTTTTGATGCTCATCCAGCACGCAATGATGGCGCTATTTGGGGACTTTTAGGTAATCTAGTATTTCCTATCTTATTGATTACTGGATTGTTCTTTTTGTTCCGTCGTTCTAACAACCTCCCTGGCGGCCCTGGCCAAGCCATGAACTTTGGTAAGTCCAGAGCGCGTTTCCAAATGGAAGCAAAAACTGGGGTGAAGTTTGACGATGTAGCTGGTATCGAAGAAGCGAAGGAAGAATTACAAGAAGTTGTTACATTCCTTAAGCAGCCAGAAAGATTTACAGCTGTGGGTGCGCGTATTCCTAAAGGTGTGCTGTTGGTAGGGCCTCCAGGGACTGGTAAAACTTTACTCGCAAAAGCGATCGCCGGGGAAGCTGGTGTACCATTCTTCAGTATTTCCGGTTCTGAGTTCGTGGAAATGTTCGTTGGTGTGGGTGCTTCCCGCGTCCGCGACTTGTTCAAGAAAGCTAAAGATAACGCTCCCTGTATCATCTTCATCGATGAAATTGACGCAGTTGGTAGACAACGGGGTGCAGGTATCGGTGGCGGTAACGACGAGAGAGAACAAACCCTCAACCAGTTACTCACCGAAATGGATGGTTTTGAAGGTAACACAGGCATTATTATTATTGCCGCTACCAACCGTCCCGACGTATTAGATGCAGCCTTGTTGCGTCCTGGTCGTTTCGACAGACAAGTTATCGTTGATGCACCAGACATCAAAGGACGCTTGGAAATTCTCCATGTCCACTCCCGCAATAAGAAGTTAGACCCTAGCGTATCATTGGAAGCGATCGCTCGTCGTACCCCCGGATTTACAGGTGCAGACTTAGCCAACCTCCTCAATGAAGCCGCTATCCTCACAGCCCGGAGACGCAAAGAAGCTATCACCCTCACCGAAATTGATGATGCGGTAGATAGAGTAGTTGCAGGGATGGAAGGAACACCCTTGGTAGACAGCAAGAGCAAACGCTTAATTGCTTACCACGAAATCGGACATGCCTTGGTTGGTACTTTATTAAAAGACCATGACCCAGTGCAGAAAGTCACCCTCATTCCCAGAGGACAAGCCCAAGGTTTGACTTGGTTTACCCCCAACGAAGAACAAGGTTTGATTTCTCGCTCCCAACTCAAAGCTAGAATCTCTGGCGCTTTGGGTGGTCGTGCGGCGGAAGAAATTATTTTTGGTTCTGCTGAAGTTACCACTGGTGCAGGTGGAGACTTGCAACAAGTCTCAGGCATGGCGCGGCAAATGGTAACAAGGTTTGGGATGTCTGATTTAGGCCCCTTGTCCTTGGAAAGTCAACAAGGTGAAGTGTTCTTAGGTCGTGACTGGATGACCAGATCCGATTATTCCGAATCAATTGCATCACGAATTGACTCTCAAGTGCGGCTGATTGTAGAAGAATGCTACGAAACCGCTAAGAAGATTATCCGGGAAAATCGCACCGTCACCGATCGCATCGTTGACTTGCTCATCGAGAAAGAAACCATCGACGGCGAAGAGTTCCGTCAAATCGTAGCTGAGTACACTGATGTACCAGAAAAGCAGCAGTTTGTACCACAACTGTAA